A single window of Ptychodera flava strain L36383 chromosome 3 unlocalized genomic scaffold, AS_Pfla_20210202 Scaffold_25__1_contigs__length_14229661_pilon, whole genome shotgun sequence DNA harbors:
- the LOC139125210 gene encoding tripartite motif-containing protein 2-like has translation MHLIAEEVNSSGVFSRLRKFVTGDSASNTEPKPIGTKRYIGKKKKVDGRYGGHKWTLQVLGSVESGTEPGQFNEPRGLAWHGDQLVICDTENHRIQILNKNKVVIEIIRFDGQFDKEFKPWDVAISPDGHFFITDIGNNQIIICDQNKKIIQIIPQSADIEVRSITVMAAFIFVTDSKGKSLIKYNIKDGKLVARVSDQFSYPYSVMATSNNHLLVSDRDKHVIHVLDSDLNFLNSYRNDELQYPQGLDVDSHGNIYICTDRSNGIVKLRSDGQLDCVLFEGGVYFPEFIAVNDDITTTIAVTESWSVHQIRVYSVST, from the exons ATGCATTTAATTGCAGAAGAAGTTAATTCTAGTGGTGTGTTCAGCAGACTTAGAAAGTTTGTCACTGGAGATTCAG CATCGAACACGGAACCAAAGCCGATTGGTACCAAACGCTACATTGGCAAGAAAAAGAAGGTTGATGGGAGATATGGAG GTCACAAATGGACATTGCAGGTACTGGGCAGTGTGGAGTCTGGTACAGAGCCAGGACAGTTTAATGAACCACGTGGTCTGGCATGGCATGGAGATCAGCTTGTGATCTGTGACACAGAAAACCATCGCATACAAATACTCAATAAGAATAAGGTGGTCATAGAAATTATCAGATTTGATGGTCAGTTTGACAAAGAATTCAAGCCATGGGATGTGGCCATATCCCCTGATGGTCACTTCTTTATCACTGACATCGGTAATAACCAAATAATTATTtgtgaccaaaataaaaaaattattcaaattattcccCAAAGTGCAGACATTGAGGTTAGGAGCATTACTGtaatggcagcatttatttttgtcactgacagcaaaggtaaaagtttgatcaaatacaacatcaaagatgGAAAACTTGTTGCAAGAGTCAGTGATCAATTCAGTTATCCATACTCTGTAATGGCTACTAGCAACAACCATCTCTTAGTGTCAGATAGAGACAAACATGTCATTCATGTTTTAGATTCtgatttgaattttctgaatTCATATCGCAATGATGAGTTACAGTATCCACAAGGCTTGGATGTCGATTCACAcggcaatatttatatttgtacagATAGGTCGAATGGCATTGTAAAACTGAGATCTGATGGACAATTGGATTGTGTATTATTTGAAGGTGGTGTGTATTTCCCAGAGTTCATTGCAGtcaatgatgacatcacaacaaCAATTGCTGTCACAGAGTCGTGGTCCGTCCACCAAATCAGAGTATACTCTGTATCAACATAG
- the LOC139125652 gene encoding uncharacterized protein, whose protein sequence is MQSTRLVEKADVPGVLVVFDKWDIERYGFAQFQRNLMQIFARKKGEGIKVYFTILDVTVSESQKKDAEKAGITLIPARRAEHLDPESDPINILWLSYPAGYYPQLKDLPNIQYVIGYAPMTAKAAANIRRTVFPQAKLYQINAVHPDYHTNMTSEQKSTLEGDMLDIAREADAMVSIGPSMHAYFENAYRAISDKSISHIEILPKVYDCFQKQTIELQKDIQQHVILSYGHVDCHADIMSDYSKIASVLGEVAAAQEEVCGHSIKWNILDVPKESIDKREKDLKELTRCGFKLANLKPTATIIQLLTHLQQSHLCVIGSPHSDFGFYGLETIAAGLPTYADRDSQLGNFIIKYFKSYKDLFLVRSEQEWHDKVMAAVEDTETALKWANELKKAYLECKEVDQSYDRFAALFTEEKAPSEDFPVTIELNAQPWKQRLKELREQREMVSRQRPDDQTTLDALTQEIQKISESLLRCKQTLKRKADQIIEDGIEELKRLCCDANVGVNQVTKITIGSLGMLINFLSILGLYRFKSSVQTGRFAELYEPWLITDEMREIAAKVNLPLKLQVTYDEKKFDELDVFFIKRDGGISDFLRHVGDENGYGFLKGPESSLLVEQQSLPSNKANTNIEERIPLARRLVFFKLDQLLQSQRVTTQWLAQILNIGNSADIKHITCDVIQVPVEVTERIRHILLAKQEILSLLGIRAFLVTDREGGQLITEALDAQFEKHGTKVSATTTTDRSLLVRGLLLFDTGHSKVDSCCDLYFLDLEEIGTQRYRQTQVLKAQEDKERVGKYSLEEQHKKTLKELDRAIKEVKYLKDELDDTLKNRDEIEKQWEKTEQEAKLFKTQLDQVKEGKSVSDKLSQERLEELDKVEKIASEKVIEIASLKKKIQNLETKLAQSSDLMTKMKAQLSNAETELAESRDLVAKMQVKLSDAENKALESDTLRDQLDKTKKEVAQLIDQLEIAVQEKDEIQEELDRGKKEKSLPQTAGTETSKLEKDVKGKQTLL, encoded by the exons GCAGATGTACCAGGAGTGCTGGTTGTGTTTGACAAATGGGACATTGAAAGATATGGTTTtgcacaatttcaaagaaatttaatgCAAATTTTTGCTAGAAAAAAGGGCGAAGGCATTAAGGTCTATTTCACCATACTTGATGTCACTGTAAGTGAATCTCAGAAGAAGGATGCAGAAAAGGCTGGTATTACTTTAATCCCTGCTAGAAGAGCTGAACACCTTGACCCTGAGTCTGATCCTATAAATATCCTGTGGCTGTCTTACCCAGCAGGTTACTATCCTCAGCTTAAAGATCTGCCTAACATTCAATATGTGATTGGTTACGCTCCAATGACGGCTAAAGCTGCTGCTAATATCCGCAGGACTGTATTCCCCCAAGCTAAGCTGTACCAGATCAACGCAGTTCATCCTGATTACCATACCAACATGACAAGTGAGCAAAAAAGTACACTAGAAGGAGACATGCTAGACATTGCCAGGGAAGCCGATGCCATGGTGTCCATTGGTCCCAGTATGCATGCTTACTTTGAAAATGCATACAGGGCAATTTCTGACAAGTCAATTTCACACATTGAAATTCTGCCAAAAGTTTATGACTGTTTCCAGAAACAAACCATCGAACTTCAGAAAGATATTCAACAGCATGTCATATTGTCGTATGGACATGTTGACTGTCATGCTGATATTATGAGTGACTACAGCAAGATCGCATCCGTACTTGGTGAGGTTGCAGCAGCTCAGGAAGAAGTGTGTGGTCATTCCATAAAATGGAATATTCTTGACGTTCCAAAAGAGTCCATTGATAAAAGGGAAAAGGATCTGAAAGAGTTAACTCGCTGTGGCTTCAAATTAGCTAATCTTAAGCCGACAGCTACAATCATACAACTATTGACCCATCTTCAACAATCTCACCTCTGTGTCATTGGTTCGCCTCATTCAGACTTTGGCTTCTATGGGTTGGAGACCATTGCAGCTGGATTACCAACGTACGCTGACAGAGACTCTCAGTTAGGGAATTTCATCATCAAATACTTTAAATCGTACAAAGACCTCTTCCTAGTGAGAAGTGAACAAGAGTGGCATGACAAAGTGATGGCAGCAGTAGAAGATACTGAAACAGCACTAAAATGGGCGAATGAACTCAAGAAAGCATACTTAGAGTGTAAAGAGGTTGACCAGAGCTATGATAGATTTGCTGCTTTGTTCACAGAAGAGAAGGCACCGAGTGAAG ATTTTCCTGTAACCATCGAACTAAATGCCCAACCGTGGAAGCAGCGCTTGAAAGAGCTAAGAGAACAACGGGAAATGGTGTCAAGGCAACGACCAGATGATCAGACTACACTCGATGCATTGACACAGGAGATTCAGAAAATATCTGAAAGTCTTCTGAGGTGCAAACAAACCTTGAAGAGAAAAGCTGATCAAATAATAGAAGATGGGATTGAGGAGCTGAAGAGACTCTGCTGTGACGCAAATGTTGGAGTGAATCAGGTGACAAAGATCACGATTGGATCGCTTGGAATGTTAATTAATTTCCTTAGTATTTTAGGTCTTTACAGATTCAAGTCAAGTGTTCAGACTGGGAGATTTGCTGAGTTATACGAACCATGGTTGATAACAGATGAGATGAGAGAGATTGCTGCAAAAGTGAACTTACCCCTGAAACTGCAAGTCACATATGACGAGAAGAAGTTTGATGAACTTGACGTTTTCTTCATTAAAC GAGATGGAGGCATATCTGACTTCTTGAGGCATGTTGGTGATGAAAATGGATACGGATTCTTAAAAGGACCTGAGTCAAGCCTCCTG GTGGAACAGCAATCTCTACCCTCCAACAAAGCAAATACTAACATTGAAGAGAGGATTCCACTAG CCAGGAGACTGGTGTTTTTCAAACTCGACCAATTACTGCAGAGTCAGCGAGTGACAACACAGTGGTTGGCACAAATTCTCAATATTGGTAACTCAGCAGACATTAAACACATCACTTGTGATGTTATACAAGTACCAGTGGAAGTAACAGAAAGGATCCGGCATATCCTGTTAGCTAAGCAGGAGATACTTTCTTTGTTGGGAATAAGGGCATTCCTGGTCACTGACAGGGAGGGTGGGCAACTGATAACAGAAG CCCTAGATGCACAATTTGAAAAACACGGCACTAAAGTTTCAGCAACAACAACCACAGACAGAAGTTTACTTGTTAGAGGCTTATTGCTTTTCGATACCGGTCACTCAAAAGTTGATAGCTGTTGTGATTTGTACTTTCTAGATTTAGAAGAAATAGGCACACAGAGGTATAGGCAAACGCAAGTTCTGAAAGCTCAGGAAGATAAAGAGAGAGTAGGAAAATATTCGTTAGAAGAACAGCATAAGAAAACACTGAAGGAGTTAGACAGAGCTATTAAGGAAGTGAAGTATCTGAAAGATGAGTTAGATGACACTTTGAAGAACAGGGATGAGATAGAAAAGCAATGGGAAAAGACTGAGCAAGAAGCCAAGCTTTTTAAAACTCAGCTAGATCAAGTGAAAGAAGGAAAGTCAGTGTCAGATAAACTGAGTCAGGAAAGACTTGAAGAGTTAGATAAGGTTGAGAAAATAGCATCTGAGAAAGTCATTGAAATAGCATctcttaaaaagaaaatacagaaTCTAGAAACAAAACTTGCTCAAAGCAGTGAtttaatgacaaaaatgaaGGCACAACTGTCAAATGCAGAAACAGAACTTGCTGAGAGCAGGGATTTAGTAGCAAAGATGCAGGTAAAACTGTCAGATGCAGAAAATAAGGCTTTAGAAAGTGACACACTGAGAgatcaattggacaaaacaaagaaagagGTTGCACAACTGATAGACCAGTTAGAGATAGCTGTACAGGAAAAGGATGAGATACAAGAGGAGCTTGACAGAGGGAAGAAAGAGAAAAGTCTACCACAGACTGCGGGTACAGAGACAAGTAAACTAGAAAAGGATGTGAAAGGTAAACAAACACTGCTTTAA